A stretch of Mucilaginibacter terrae DNA encodes these proteins:
- the kdsB gene encoding 3-deoxy-manno-octulosonate cytidylyltransferase produces MKILGVIPARYASTRFPGKPLVDITGKVMIRRTYEQCVKCLSLDEVIVATDDERILNHINDFGGKAVMTSVDHQSGTDRCAEVAASYPEYDVVINIQGDEPYIDPVQISKVAACFNAPDTQIATLIKKITRAEDLHNINSPKVIINKLAEAIYFSRAAIPYIRGQEPEQWLQHFTYFKHIGIYGFRSEVLQQVTKLPISPLEKAESLEQLRWIENGYRIKVAETDLETQAVDTPEDLKKLPV; encoded by the coding sequence ATGAAAATACTCGGCGTTATACCTGCCCGTTATGCTTCTACCCGTTTTCCGGGTAAACCGCTTGTTGATATTACCGGGAAGGTAATGATACGGCGTACCTATGAGCAGTGTGTAAAGTGTTTAAGTTTAGATGAGGTAATTGTAGCCACCGATGATGAGCGCATACTGAACCACATAAACGACTTTGGCGGCAAAGCAGTAATGACCTCGGTTGACCATCAAAGTGGTACCGACCGCTGTGCCGAAGTTGCAGCCAGTTATCCTGAATATGATGTGGTAATTAATATTCAGGGCGATGAACCGTACATTGATCCGGTGCAAATTAGCAAGGTAGCCGCTTGTTTTAATGCGCCTGATACGCAGATAGCAACGCTGATTAAGAAAATTACCAGGGCTGAAGATTTACACAATATCAACTCGCCCAAGGTAATTATCAATAAACTGGCCGAAGCTATCTATTTTTCGCGCGCTGCTATACCCTACATACGCGGACAAGAGCCGGAACAATGGCTACAACACTTTACATATTTTAAACACATCGGCATTTATGGTTTCCGTTCTGAAGTACTGCAGCAGGTAACCAAGCTCCCCATATCACCATTAGAAAAAGCCGAAAGTTTAGAGCAGCTCCGCTGGATAGAAAACGGTTATCGCATTAAAGTTGCCGAGACGGACTTAGAAACCCAGGCCGTTGATACACCCGAGGATTTAAAGAAATTGCCGGTTTAA
- a CDS encoding OmpA family protein, giving the protein MFRRISIFWIIMVFVVLNTSAQLKYSTTNAAAITYYKKAGAFLDRQDKANAIQQLQSALAADENFAEAHVQLADLQKSLQQNKDAITHYRKALDLSPELSRSIYLKLGELEVNNGEYDQAKIHLEKYITYANLTPENRFYARKLIADADFSIVAIKNPVSFKPINLGPEINSANDEYMPVSAADDNTLIFTRKIQNNEDFYKSVRFNNQWGAATYLSKFINTSEYNEGAQSLSQDGKYLFFTGCNRPDGMGRCDIYVTQRKGDDWGKPFNLGAPVNSSGWESQPSISADGHTLYFVSNRKGGYGGYDIWKCRLTDKGWAEPENLGPNINTPYDEQSPYIHPDDSTLYFCSNGWPGLGNKDLFVSRINKAGKWQKPENLGYPVNTCGDENGMSISTSGGFAYFASNTLNGYGGFDIYMFELPEKSKPHSVTYVKGSIVDATTKKPIEANVEIVDLVTNTPVYQNTSSATSGDFLVPLVTGRNYGLTIIKNGYLFASENFSLTKGEAHKPFHIEVPLNTIEIGRSAILKNIFFDVNRYDLRPESQSALQYLIDFMAMNPTVSIEIAGYTDNSGNDAMNQMLSANRAKSVYQYLINHGVKTDKLQFKGYGKNDPVAPNTTEDGKAKNRRTEFRITAK; this is encoded by the coding sequence ATGTTTAGAAGGATTAGCATCTTTTGGATTATTATGGTGTTTGTTGTACTCAACACAAGTGCACAATTAAAATATAGCACCACCAATGCAGCTGCTATTACTTATTACAAAAAAGCTGGCGCATTTTTAGATCGCCAGGATAAGGCTAATGCCATCCAGCAGCTACAAAGCGCCCTTGCTGCCGATGAAAACTTTGCCGAGGCGCATGTTCAGTTAGCCGATCTGCAGAAAAGTTTACAACAAAACAAGGACGCCATAACCCACTACCGCAAGGCTCTCGATTTGTCACCCGAATTAAGTCGCAGCATCTATTTAAAATTAGGTGAGTTGGAGGTTAATAACGGCGAATATGATCAAGCTAAAATCCATCTCGAAAAGTATATTACTTACGCTAACCTTACGCCCGAAAACCGCTTTTATGCCCGCAAACTTATTGCCGATGCCGATTTTAGCATTGTGGCCATCAAAAATCCGGTATCATTCAAACCCATTAACCTTGGGCCCGAAATAAACTCTGCTAATGACGAATATATGCCCGTTTCGGCGGCTGATGATAATACACTCATTTTCACCCGTAAAATTCAAAACAATGAAGACTTTTACAAAAGCGTCAGGTTTAATAATCAATGGGGGGCAGCAACTTACCTAAGCAAATTCATCAATACTTCCGAATATAATGAAGGAGCACAGTCGCTTTCGCAAGATGGTAAATACCTGTTTTTTACCGGTTGTAATCGACCTGATGGTATGGGCCGATGCGATATTTATGTAACGCAGCGCAAGGGTGATGACTGGGGCAAACCTTTCAACTTAGGCGCACCGGTAAATAGTTCAGGCTGGGAATCGCAGCCATCTATATCTGCCGATGGACATACGCTGTATTTTGTGAGCAACCGCAAAGGTGGTTATGGTGGTTATGATATTTGGAAGTGCCGCCTAACAGACAAAGGATGGGCCGAACCCGAAAACCTCGGGCCCAACATTAATACACCGTACGATGAACAATCGCCCTACATTCATCCAGATGATAGCACCCTGTATTTTTGCTCTAATGGATGGCCGGGATTGGGTAATAAAGATTTATTTGTAAGTCGCATTAACAAGGCTGGCAAATGGCAAAAGCCCGAAAATTTGGGTTACCCCGTTAACACTTGCGGTGATGAAAACGGCATGAGTATAAGTACCAGTGGAGGGTTTGCTTATTTTGCATCAAACACATTAAACGGCTACGGTGGCTTTGATATTTACATGTTCGAGCTTCCTGAAAAATCGAAGCCACACTCGGTCACATATGTTAAGGGTTCAATTGTTGACGCTACAACCAAGAAGCCAATTGAAGCTAATGTGGAGATAGTGGATTTAGTAACCAACACACCTGTTTACCAAAACACAAGTTCGGCTACGAGTGGCGACTTTTTGGTTCCGCTGGTTACCGGCCGTAATTACGGATTAACCATTATCAAAAACGGTTATTTGTTTGCGTCCGAAAATTTCTCGCTGACCAAGGGTGAAGCCCATAAGCCATTTCATATTGAAGTGCCTTTAAACACCATTGAAATAGGCAGATCGGCCATTCTCAAAAATATATTTTTTGATGTTAACCGCTATGATTTGCGTCCCGAGTCACAATCTGCCTTGCAATACCTGATAGATTTTATGGCCATGAACCCAACAGTGTCTATTGAAATTGCGGGTTACACTGATAATTCTGGAAATGATGCCATGAATCAAATGCTATCGGCTAACCGGGCAAAATCGGTTTACCAGTACTTAATTAATCACGGCGTAAAAACAGATAAGCTGCAGTTTAAAGGTTATGGTAAAAACGATCCGGTTGCGCCAAACACCACCGAAGATGGCAAGGCCAAAAACCGGCGTACGGAATTTAGAATTACGGCTAAGTAG
- the aroQ gene encoding type II 3-dehydroquinate dehydratase has translation MKIQIINGPNLNLLGVREKSIYGDSSFETYFATLKELFVGHELYYFQSNKEGEIIDKLHEVGFEFDGVVLNAGAYTHTSIAIADAIAAINTPVIEVHISNVHKREEFRHKSMLAASCRGVIAGFGMDSYRLALENIVAG, from the coding sequence ATGAAAATACAAATCATCAACGGCCCAAATTTAAACCTGCTTGGCGTAAGAGAGAAATCTATTTACGGTGACAGCAGTTTCGAAACTTATTTTGCTACTCTAAAAGAACTTTTTGTGGGTCATGAGCTATATTATTTTCAAAGTAATAAAGAGGGTGAAATTATTGATAAACTCCATGAGGTAGGCTTCGAATTTGACGGCGTAGTACTGAATGCCGGAGCATACACCCACACCTCTATTGCCATTGCCGATGCTATTGCAGCCATTAATACCCCGGTTATTGAAGTGCATATATCTAATGTACACAAACGCGAAGAATTTCGCCATAAATCAATGCTGGCTGCCAGTTGCCGTGGGGTAATTGCCGGTTTTGGCATGGATTCGTACAGGTTAGCGTTAGAAAATATTGTAGCTGGATAA
- a CDS encoding lysophospholipid acyltransferase family protein, translating into MKILLKKVHAYFYRYSVAAFFIILWPFLYYFSQKPERYPTMNAFRRIWGILSSTISGIFYSFEYEQAIDWSRAYIICPNHTSNLDISAMSIMVKNNYCFIGKEELLNNFVTRLSFQTVDIPVNRNSKMSSFRAFKTAAERLQQGMTLVIFPEGKIPDDFPPKLHEFKNGPFRLAIEHKVPIIPVTQLNNWEVLWDTGLERGSRPGLCKIHVHKPIETAHLTVADADALRDEVFAIINHKFESYANR; encoded by the coding sequence ATGAAAATACTATTGAAGAAAGTACACGCTTATTTTTACCGTTACAGCGTGGCCGCTTTCTTCATTATATTATGGCCTTTCCTATATTATTTTTCCCAAAAGCCGGAGCGTTATCCTACTATGAATGCTTTCAGGAGAATATGGGGGATATTGAGTTCGACCATATCGGGCATATTTTACAGCTTTGAATATGAGCAGGCCATAGACTGGAGCCGTGCTTACATTATATGCCCCAACCATACTTCCAACCTCGATATTTCGGCCATGAGCATTATGGTTAAAAACAACTATTGCTTTATTGGTAAAGAAGAACTGTTGAATAATTTTGTTACCCGTTTATCATTCCAAACGGTTGATATACCCGTAAACCGCAACAGCAAGATGTCGTCGTTCCGGGCATTTAAAACGGCCGCCGAACGTTTACAGCAAGGCATGACACTGGTGATCTTTCCCGAAGGAAAAATACCAGACGATTTTCCGCCTAAATTGCATGAATTTAAGAACGGTCCGTTCCGGTTGGCTATTGAGCATAAAGTGCCTATTATACCTGTTACGCAGTTAAACAACTGGGAGGTATTGTGGGATACCGGCCTTGAGCGCGGAAGCAGACCAGGCCTTTGCAAAATACATGTACACAAACCTATTGAGACCGCACACCTCACCGTGGCCGATGCCGATGCCCTGCGCGATGAGGTTTTTGCGATAATAAACCATAAATTTGAAAGCTATGCAAATAGATAA
- the ispE gene encoding 4-(cytidine 5'-diphospho)-2-C-methyl-D-erythritol kinase, with amino-acid sequence MIVFPNAKINIGLNITERRPDGYHNLETIFYPLMIKDALEVVESDKLKFQSSGIEIPGSTESNLCLKAYHLLKQDFTDLPAVSIHLHKHTPIGAGLGGGSSDAAFFIRLMNDLFKLGLDAEDMMDYARRLGADCAFFINNKPVYAFNKGDEFEPAELDLSAYQLALVMPPAHVSTAQAYGGIKPQLSTTSLKELVKLPVAEWKHHIKNDFEKHIFEAFPIIGEVKTALYDAGALYACMSGSGASVFGIFDKQPDLKHLETGNQVFYNL; translated from the coding sequence ATGATTGTTTTCCCCAACGCCAAAATTAATATCGGACTTAACATTACCGAACGCCGACCCGATGGCTATCACAATCTCGAAACCATTTTTTATCCGCTGATGATTAAAGATGCGCTTGAAGTTGTAGAAAGCGATAAACTCAAGTTCCAATCATCAGGCATAGAAATACCCGGCAGCACTGAAAGCAATCTTTGCCTTAAAGCCTATCATCTGCTTAAGCAGGATTTTACGGATTTGCCAGCTGTTAGTATTCATTTGCATAAGCACACACCTATTGGCGCGGGTTTGGGGGGAGGCTCGAGTGACGCGGCATTTTTTATCAGGTTGATGAACGACCTATTTAAGTTGGGCCTTGATGCGGAAGATATGATGGACTATGCTCGCCGCTTAGGGGCCGACTGTGCATTCTTCATTAACAACAAACCTGTATATGCCTTTAATAAGGGCGATGAGTTTGAACCTGCAGAACTTGATTTATCAGCGTACCAACTGGCATTGGTAATGCCGCCGGCACACGTGTCAACCGCCCAGGCTTATGGAGGAATCAAACCTCAACTTTCTACCACCTCTTTAAAAGAACTGGTTAAGCTACCTGTTGCCGAATGGAAGCACCATATCAAAAACGATTTTGAGAAACATATTTTCGAAGCATTCCCAATCATTGGAGAGGTAAAAACAGCTTTATATGATGCAGGTGCATTGTATGCTTGCATGAGCGGGAGCGGGGCATCGGTATTCGGGATATTTGATAAACAGCCCGATTTGAAGCACCTTGAAACTGGCAACCAGGTTTTCTACAACCTTTAA
- the xerD gene encoding site-specific tyrosine recombinase XerD produces MDWQSAIKGFRNYLKLEKSLSENSIEAYTRDIDKLKQYAETLLPVLKPDVIVLNDLRSFLQWVNELGMIPSTQARILSGIKAFYKYMLIEDIILSDPSELLESPKIQRKLPDTLSYDEINKLIAAIDLSKPDGSRNKAMLEMLYSCGLRVSELTELKISNLYLDIEFIKVTGKGNKERLVPISSTAINALKQWLEFSRVHVNIKKGEEDLVFLNRRGSRLTRVFIFMLIKKLAESIGLKKKISPHTFRHSFATHLIEGGADLRAVQEMLGHESITTTEIYTHLDRDYLKSTIIQFHPRS; encoded by the coding sequence GTGGATTGGCAGTCGGCAATAAAAGGTTTCAGGAACTATCTTAAACTCGAAAAATCGCTTTCGGAAAACTCTATTGAGGCATATACCCGCGATATAGATAAGCTAAAGCAATATGCCGAAACGTTATTGCCAGTACTGAAGCCCGATGTTATTGTACTTAACGATTTGAGAAGTTTTTTACAGTGGGTGAATGAGCTGGGAATGATACCTTCAACTCAAGCACGTATCCTCTCGGGCATTAAAGCGTTTTACAAATATATGCTCATTGAAGATATTATATTGAGCGACCCGTCTGAGCTGCTGGAATCACCCAAAATACAGCGTAAGCTGCCCGATACGCTAAGCTACGATGAAATAAACAAGCTCATTGCCGCTATCGACTTGTCAAAACCTGATGGATCACGCAATAAAGCGATGCTCGAAATGCTGTACAGCTGCGGACTGCGTGTGTCAGAACTAACCGAACTAAAAATATCAAACCTGTATCTCGATATTGAATTTATTAAAGTAACCGGTAAAGGCAACAAAGAACGCCTGGTACCTATCAGTAGCACAGCTATCAATGCTTTAAAACAATGGCTTGAATTTAGCCGGGTACATGTGAACATTAAAAAGGGAGAGGAGGATTTAGTTTTTCTTAACCGCAGGGGAAGCAGGCTTACACGCGTATTTATTTTTATGCTGATTAAAAAGCTGGCTGAAAGTATTGGGTTAAAAAAGAAGATCAGTCCGCATACATTCAGGCATTCGTTTGCTACTCATTTAATTGAAGGTGGGGCCGATTTGCGTGCCGTGCAGGAGATGTTAGGCCATGAGAGTATAACCACCACCGAAATTTACACGCATTTGGATAGGGACTACCTGAAAAGTACAATTATTCAGTTTCACCCGAGGAGTTAG
- a CDS encoding Rieske (2Fe-2S) protein, protein MAWYKIAEPSDLSKPFLKKISAGGKSLCLVNADGELSVTAAKCPHAGADLSQGWCENGRLICPFHRYAYDLKTGRGAPGQNDYVRIYPVENRADGIYVQVKSWLEKLTGK, encoded by the coding sequence ATGGCCTGGTATAAGATTGCCGAGCCATCTGATTTATCAAAACCATTTTTAAAAAAAATTTCAGCCGGAGGCAAATCACTTTGTTTAGTAAATGCTGATGGAGAGTTATCTGTAACCGCTGCTAAATGCCCCCATGCCGGAGCTGATTTAAGCCAGGGCTGGTGCGAAAACGGAAGACTTATTTGCCCATTTCACCGTTACGCTTATGATTTAAAAACAGGAAGGGGAGCGCCCGGTCAAAACGATTATGTACGTATTTACCCGGTTGAAAATAGAGCAGACGGTATTTATGTACAGGTAAAATCGTGGTTGGAAAAGCTTACTGGTAAATAA
- the trpS gene encoding tryptophan--tRNA ligase — METVVSGIRSTGKLHLGNYYGAIQNFIKMQHEYNCYFFIADLHSLTTHPTPGDLHGNVKQVLVEYLAAGIDPEQATIYIQSDVPEVAELYLYLNMNAYLGELERATSFKDKVRANPDNVNAGLLTYPVLMAADIIIHKATKVPVGKDQEQHLEMARTFGNRFNRLYNNEYFPEPYAFSYGDKLVKIPGLDGKGKMGKSEGESNAVYLSDSPEVIRKKVMKAVTDGGPTVENQQKPDEIQNLFDLMKVVSTQDTYHHFDNLYNTMQMRYGDFKKQLAEDMVLATAPIREKINDIANDSEYLSRVARLGADKARESAQRTIKEVREIIGFRGF; from the coding sequence ATGGAAACTGTTGTAAGTGGTATTCGTTCAACCGGTAAATTGCATTTAGGTAATTATTATGGTGCTATCCAGAATTTTATCAAAATGCAGCACGAATACAATTGTTACTTTTTTATTGCCGACCTGCACTCGCTCACCACTCACCCCACCCCCGGCGACCTTCATGGTAACGTGAAACAAGTGCTGGTAGAGTATCTGGCAGCAGGCATCGATCCTGAGCAAGCCACCATCTACATACAAAGTGATGTACCCGAAGTAGCCGAACTTTATTTATACTTAAATATGAACGCCTATTTGGGCGAACTGGAACGTGCCACCTCTTTTAAAGATAAGGTACGCGCCAACCCCGATAACGTGAACGCCGGCCTGTTAACCTACCCGGTTTTAATGGCTGCCGACATCATCATTCACAAAGCTACTAAAGTGCCTGTAGGTAAAGACCAGGAACAGCATTTAGAAATGGCCCGCACATTTGGTAACCGTTTTAACCGCTTATATAACAACGAGTATTTCCCGGAGCCTTACGCGTTTAGCTATGGCGATAAACTGGTAAAAATTCCGGGATTGGATGGTAAGGGTAAAATGGGTAAATCGGAAGGCGAAAGCAACGCGGTATACCTGAGCGATAGCCCGGAGGTGATACGCAAAAAAGTAATGAAAGCCGTAACCGATGGCGGCCCTACTGTTGAGAACCAGCAAAAACCTGATGAGATACAGAACTTGTTCGATTTGATGAAAGTAGTATCGACACAAGATACTTACCATCATTTTGACAACCTGTACAACACCATGCAAATGCGTTACGGCGACTTTAAAAAGCAACTGGCCGAGGATATGGTATTGGCAACAGCCCCCATACGCGAAAAAATAAACGATATAGCTAATGATAGCGAATACCTGAGTCGCGTTGCCCGTTTAGGAGCCGACAAAGCCCGCGAAAGCGCCCAAAGAACCATTAAGGAAGTACGCGAAATAATAGGGTTCAGAGGCTTTTAA
- a CDS encoding deoxynucleoside kinase → MHIAIVGNIGAGKTTLTTLLAKNYGWEPQFEAVDNNPYLEDFYKDMKRWSFNLQIYFLNSRFRQISEIQNGERDVIQDRTIYEDAYIFAENLHDMDLMDTRDYENYQSIFENITSFIKPPDLLVYLKASIPKLVNNIHRRGREYEIGIRLDYLSKLNEKYEKWIDNYKLGKLLIVDMDNLDFANNTEDLGTIINLIERDIHGLF, encoded by the coding sequence ATGCACATTGCAATTGTTGGAAATATAGGCGCAGGCAAGACCACTTTAACCACCTTGCTGGCCAAAAATTACGGTTGGGAACCACAGTTTGAAGCGGTAGATAACAACCCTTACCTGGAAGATTTTTACAAGGACATGAAGCGCTGGAGCTTCAACCTGCAGATCTATTTCCTCAATAGCCGTTTCCGCCAGATTAGTGAGATACAGAATGGCGAGCGCGACGTGATACAAGACCGTACCATTTACGAGGATGCCTACATATTTGCTGAGAACCTGCACGATATGGATTTGATGGATACGCGCGATTACGAGAACTATCAATCTATATTCGAGAACATTACCTCATTCATCAAACCACCCGATCTGTTGGTTTACTTAAAAGCTTCTATACCTAAGTTGGTCAATAACATACATCGCCGCGGTCGGGAGTACGAAATTGGCATTAGGCTTGATTATCTGTCAAAGCTGAACGAGAAGTACGAAAAATGGATAGACAACTATAAACTGGGCAAATTGCTTATTGTAGACATGGACAACCTCGATTTTGCCAACAACACCGAAGACTTAGGCACCATTATAAACCTGATAGAACGCGATATACACGGTCTATTTTAG